The following is a genomic window from Acidimicrobiia bacterium.
CGACACACTCCAAACGGGAGAACCCGGGCGGTATCCCCGGTCCGCAACATCTCGACATGATCGATATGAGAACCCCCGGCGATCAACGCCAAGACCAGTGTGAGAAACTTCGATGCTGGATTGGCGCCACCGACCCGGCCCGTCAATTTGACCGTCTGGTCGATCAAAGACTTCAAACCCAGCCGCGATACCAGGGTCGCTACCGGAAACAACCCGGCGTTCGCCACCAGATTCGGGTCATCAAAAACCGTTTCGACACGATCGAGGTTTGCTATCGTGGTGCTCACTGAAAGTGCCTTCCGAATCTGGGTATCTGACTGCCTCTGACAGCGTCATTCTCCCAGGTCAGAAGGCATTTTCTATGTCAATCCCAACCGTCAGACACCGATCAGACCGGTGGATCCAGGCTAAGCTCTCGGTATGCCTACTTTCGACGTTGTCTCTGAAGTGGACCTCCAGGAGGTTCGCAATGCTGTTGATCAAGCCGCTCGTGAGACGGCCACCCGGTACGACTTCAAAGGCACTGCCACCACTGTTGTTCTACAGGGCGATGAGATAGTCACCGAATCGTCGACCGAAGATCGACTGCGGGCCGCGGTCGAGGTCCTCAAAGAGAAGCTCATTCGAAGGACCGTGTCACTCAAATCACTCGGAGGTGGCGAGCCCAAGGAGGTGGGCGGCGGCCGGTATCGCTCCGTTTTCACTGTGAATCAGGGTATCGCCCAGGATGCGGCTCGCGAGCTCAACAAGCACGTGAAGGGCCTGAAACTAAAGGTCCAGGTGCAAATCCAAGGAGATCGGTTGCGGATCTCAGGAAAGAAGCGGGACGACCTTCAGGAAGCCATCACCGCCTTGAAAGATCTCGACTACCGGATACCGCTTCAGTTCATCAACTTCCGCGACTGAGCTGGGATTCCTCGCCTCGGAACTGTGTCTCGAACAGGTCGGCGTAGAGACCGCCCTTCTCTAGGAGCGCTCGATGGTTGCCCTGTTCGACCAGCCGCCCACCATCGATCACGAGGATGCGGTCGGCGGCCAGGATCGTAGACAGACGATGTGCGATCACCACGGATGTCCTGCCCTTCATCACCCGTTCTAGCGCCTCCTGGATCAGTGCTTCGGATTGTGAGTCGAGGTGCGAGGTCGCTTCGTCGAGAATGAGGATCCGCGGGTCCTTGAGGATCACTCTGGCCAGCGCCAGGCGTTGCTTCTCACCTCCCGACAACCGGTAGCCGCGCTCACCGACGACGGTCTCGAACCCATCCGGGAGATCGGCGATGAAGTCATAGATGTTGGCAGCCCTGGTGGCGGCTTCGATTTCGGTCGCAGTAGCTTCCGGACGGGCGTAAGCCAGATTGGCGGCGATCGAGTCGTGGAACAGGTAGGACTCCTGGGTGACAACTCCAATGGCATCTGCGAGCGTGTCGAGCGTCAGGTTCCGGATGTCGTGCCCATCGATCTCGATCGCTCCCGTCGTCACATCGTAGATGCGGGGCAGCAGGTAGCTCATGGTCGTTTTGCCGGCTCCGCTCCGCCCGACCAGCGCCACGAGTTCCCCGGGAGCAACGTCAAACGAGATCCGCTCGATCGCCCACTCTCTGGTGGCCACCATTGCGGTCTCAGGAATCGACTGCTCGAAGGTAGCACCCCGGCCAAATCGCTTCACCTGGGTCAGACCCTCCGGTCCGTCGGATTGATAACGAAACGACACGTCGTTGAACCGGATGGCACCTTCGACGTGGTCAAGGTGAACGGCTCCGTCTGCCTGCCGGATTTCCTGGGGTAGGTCGATCACCTCGAATACCCGTTCGAATGAGACCAGCGACGTGGCGAACTCGACCCGGGCGTTGGACAGCGCGGAGAGCGGACCGTATAGCTGGGCCAGGAGCGCCGAGAACATCACGACCACACCGATTTTCAGATCGCCGTTGATGACGAGCCAGCCTCCCACCCAGAACACTGCCGCCGTCCCGACCGCGCCGACCAGCCCAAGGGCGGCGAAGAACCATCTTCCGATCAAGGCCCGCCGAACTCCGAGATCTCGCACTGCGGCAGCTTCCGTGTTGAAGCGGACCTGCTCGTCGTCACTCCGATTGAAGAGCTTGACGAGTAGCGCTCCGCTCACGTTGAACGTCTCCTGCAAGATGGCCGACATCGAGGCGTTGTGTTCCATCTGAGCTTCCGCCACGCGTCGAAGGATCTTGGCCACGCCCCGCGCCGGCAGCACGAACAGCGGAAGTGCGGCGATGGCCAATAGCGTCAGACGCCACTCGGCTTGCAGCATGACGACGAGGATGAACACCACAGAGATCACATTCGAGGCGATCGTGATGAACGTGCCGGTCACTGCCTGCTGCGCTCCGACTACGTCGTTGTTGATGCGAGAGATCAGCTCACCGGTGCGGGTGGCCGTGAAGAAGCGCAACGACATCCCCTGGATGTGTGCGAACAGTTCCCGCCGCAGGTCGAAGATGATCCCCTCCCCTGCTCTGGCACTGAGCCAGCGCTGCAGGGTGCCGAGGACTGCATTGACCAGAGGCACCGCGATCATCCCGGCGCCGAGCCACGACAGCAGTGCCAGGTCCCGGTTCGGTATCGCATCGTCGACGAGAAACCGAATGAGGATCGGCGGAACGACACTCAGCGCCGAGATCACCACGATCGTGCCGAGTACACCAACGATCCAGGTCTGATAGGGACGCCCGTATGCGAAGACTCTGCGCAGAAGGGCGCGATCGACCTGCGGGCGGTCCTGGTTTTCGTCGTAGGTCAGCCGGGCGTACCAGCCCCCGGAGTGGAAAATGCCTATCTCCCTGGTTGCTCGGCATAGAGACTAGGCCGGCACCTCCGTCTACCTATCCTTCGGCGGCGGCAGGCGCAGCCTGGCCGTCAGCCGGCAGCAGAGAGTCGGCGCCGGTGGACGTGGTCACGGTGGCGAGCGGAATCATCGCCGAGGCCATCTCGAGAGCCATCTTGGAGTCGACCTGCGATCGATGAAACAGCTCATACTGGTAATCACCGGGAATCCAGGCCAGAGTCTCGTCACCGCCGGACATGAGCCGCCAGGCTACCAAGCCGGCGAACGCGACGGTTTCGCAGGAATCAAAATCCCGGTTGTCGAATCGCTCGCATCCGGACTTCTCGGGATCCGGATAGGTCACCCAGAGCACGCCGTACTGACCGACCGTCCGGCTGATCGTGTATGGCTCCGCCGTCCACATACCGAATGCCGCGATGAAATCGTCGGACAGGCTCCCATCCCCGTCGAAGAGGAGTTGTGAAGAGACGAATTCGATGTCGTCGGGAAGAAACTCGGGAAAGGCAATCCCGGGTAGTGCGCCGACGATTTCGGTGCGGGCCGCCTGCACGAACTTGTCCCCGGCCTCCCTGCGTTTCCACACAGCCTGAATCGTTTCTTCGGGAGCAACCGGGTCGGGGGCAAGGAAGTCGTTGGACCAGGCCACCTCTGAGACCGGCCGCAGCGTGGGTGCCGGTTCCGTTGACACCGTCGTCTTGCCCTCGCCGGCGGTTCGCTCACCGATCCAGTGGTTGGTCGCCTCGCCGACGTTGGATAACGGGTTCTCAGAGCACGCGGTGGCAAACATCGCGCAGGCGACGAGCAACATGAATATCCCTCGACTCGTCATGACCCCCCTCCACCTGGAGGATATACCCGGTCGTCTACAGTACAGACGCTCCCGGATTGCGAGAAGTTCCCATGTTGTCCGTCTACGCCGAGTCCTTCTCCCCGTCACTCGACACTGCCGTCTCACATGCTTTGCTGCGAATGGTGGCCGACGGCGACTGCGGTGAATCTCTGCGCTTGTATCGACCAGATGATGTCGTCGCCTTCGGCAAGCGAGACGTGGTAACCCACGGATTCCTCCAGGCAGTTGAGTCGGCGGGGAAGGCGGGTTTCGATTCGATCATCCGGTTGGCCGGCGGGCGGGCTGCCGTCTTCCATCGCGACACAGTTGCCTTCGCCTGGACCATGCCCGCACCATCGCCTCGCGCCGGCATCAACGAGCGGTTCGAGCGCTTGTCGGATCTCCTGCTGGGCGCCTTCCGAGCGCTCGGGGCCGACGCCCGAATCGGCGAGGTCCCCGGCGAGTACTGCCCGGGCGAATTCAGCATCAACCTCGGCGGTAGGTCCAAGGTCATGGGTGTCGGTCAACGACTGATCGCCGGAGCGGCACACCTTGGCGGCGTGATCGTCGTCGATCGAGGTGACCGGATCGCGGAGGTTCTCGTCCCGGTCTATCGCGATCTCGGCCTCGAGTGGGACCCCGGCACATCCGGTGACCTGGCTTCCGGTGTCCCCGGTCTCACCTGGCCACAGGTTCACGAGGCAGTGCTGGGATCATTCGCGGAGATCGCCGACATTGCCCCGGCGGCCATCCCGGCTGCGGTGCTGGCCCGAGCCAAAGGGTTAGAGCCGGCGCATGCAGTAGGCAATAGGCAATAGGCCTACTTGGCAACGCTCACGAACTCGAACGTGTATTTCTCGTACGTCGTCTCGTTCTTGACCTTGACGACAAATGCTTTGCCGGCCGGCGCCGTCGGGAACTCGACTCTGACCCAATATGCCCCCTCGGCATTGGCTACGGTCGAGCCTGAGCCGTAGTCGGAAAGAACGAGAATGGTCGTGCCGGGTGCAGCAGTGCCGGAGTACTCGTCGTAGGGAGGGATCTCGGCGCATTCACCGTATGTGGCGTAGGCCGTGAAGACCCACTCAGACGGCGGAGCCTCCGGCTTGGTGGTGGTCGTCGTCTCGGGCGGGTCGTAGAAGACGACGATGGCAGCCTCGGACGTATTGCCCGCGGCATCGGTGGCAGAGAATGAGGCTTTGTTGCCGCCCGCTCCCAGGATCAGGACAATCGACCACTCGCCATCCTCAGAAACGGTCGCCTCGTACGGGCCGGCCATCACGATGGCGCCCGGTTCGGTGCGCCCCGCGAAGGCGACGGCCGTGTCCTTCAGGTGCTCTCCGTCGGCCGGTGAGGTCACCACGAGTTCGGGAGGTACGGTGTCCGGCGGTGCGACCGGCGGGATCTCACCGCTCTGCTCGATTGGCCCCGGCTCTCCACCTTCGGGTGGAACGGATGGGATGGCGGCCACTGTGGTCACAGTGGCCGGCTCGGTCGTCGACGTGCTCGCCACCGTGGTCGGCGTCGTTTCAGCGGTTTCCGCCTCATCAGATGCAAACATGTTGGTCTGGAACACCGTCAGACCAACGATGATGACCAGACCGAAGGCGCCTGCGAACGACAAAACCTTGGGGAACAGCGGAAGCGGCCCGGGCGACGAGGTCATCATGAGCAGCGGATGACCGGATATGCTCGACTTGAGTCCGTCCGCCGCCCGCCCCGCTCTCTGATCTAGGTTCATTCCGGCACCACCAGTCGGTCGGCGAGGTTCTTCCTACCTTTGTGGAGGTGGACCTTGGCGGTGCTGGCCGTACAGCCGAGAATCTCCGCAACTTCGGCCACGGGCCGGTCCTCGAGATAGTGCAATGCAATGGCCTGGGCCTGCCGCTTCGGCAATGATCGGACGGCCCGCCAGAAGTCCGCGTCGGCCGGCTCGAGCTCCGGCAGCGGGATCTGGCGGTCCAACGCCACTCGCGCCAATGCTCGTGCTTCCGCCGCCTTCCGACGGTAGAGAGACACGGATTTGTTCGAAACGACTCGGCGCACCCAGGCACCGGGAGCTTCATAACGCCCGACCTTCTCCCATTGCTGGTGTGCCGTCATGAAAGCATCCTGCGCCAGATCCTCCGCCGCCAGCCGACTCCCGGACAGGGCGTAGGCGAGTCCGACAACGGCCCTGAACTCACGCTGATAAAACACGTCGAACCGTTCCGGCCGTGCAATGACCTGCATGTCGTTCACGTGCCGCACCACGCGGTACGCCTCTCTCTCGTCGCATTACTTCCCTACGGGTCGTGACACCCTTAACTCGTATCGGCGTCGAGAAAGGTTTACCTAACGGAATTGACCGGCCCGGCAGGCGCTCACCGTTCTAGCCACCCGTTTTTCCGCAGGTTCTGAGTCGGCGTACCATTCGCCCATGGAGTTTGTTCTCGGCGCGGCATCGGTGCGGCGCGTGGGAGTGTTGCGATTCCCGGTCTCAATTGTCGAGGGTGAGGATGGGCACGTGCTCGCCCGCCTTGGCCGGGGCGGATGGTTCAAGGTGTTCTTCGGCAGGGGCCGCCGGGTTGAGCTCCCCGACGGGACTGCCTGGCGGGTGACGGCGACTGGAGCCGGTTCCTGCATAGTGCCCATGGTGACGTGCTCGGGCGGCAAGCTGGCGGTGGCCGCACCTCACGGGAAACGGTCCTACGGCATAAACGGCCGCGCCTATGCCTACAACATCTACCCGGCTAGCCAAGCCGGTTTGCGCAGATGGTCGCTCCGGGAGCACGAAACCGAACTCGGCAGGTTCGGCTCGCACTCCATGTATGCCAGCCACCCGATACCGCTCGCAACCGCGCTGCTGTGCTTTACCCTGATCAGGTACGGCGTACCCGGAGACGCCGATCTCGGGGTCCCCGGGTTCCGCTGGGGATGACCTCCCGAGGTCCGCACGGCAGCCTTCACCTGCAACGGCCGGTAGCCTGTTCTCACCATGCGTCGCATCCTCATCCTCAACGGCCCAAACTTGAATCTCCTTGGGACCCGGAAACCCGAAATGTACGGATCCACCACACTCGGTGAGCTCGATCGGTTGTGCACCGAGTGGGGTGCACTTCACGGTCTCGACGTCGAAACGTTTCAGTCGAATCACGAGGGTGTTCTGATCGACCGGTTGCACCAGGCTCGCGAAGACATCGACGGGATCGTTCTCAATCCCGGAGCGCTCACGCACTACTCCTACGCTTTGCACGATGCAATCGAGGCGATTGGACTACCGGTCGTTGAGGTCCACATCTCGAATATCAAGGAAAGAGAGTCATGGCGCGCCCATTCGGTGGTCACGCCGGCTTGCGTCCACACCATCTACGGTCGCGGGGTCGACGGCTACCGCTGGGCGATCGACCATCTCGTCCACCGGGAGACGCGACCGCCCAGAGCACTGGAATACGCGACCGGCGACAGCCACGTCGGTGACCTTCGCCTGCCGGATGGCGAGGGCCCGCACCCTGTCGCCGTTCTCATTCATGGTGGATTCTGGCGGCACCATTGGACCCGCGACACCCTGGACGCTCTCGCAGTCGATCTTGCCGCCAGGGGATTCGCAACGTGGAACATCGAATACCGTCGCGTCGGCATGGGTGGCGGGTATCCGGCCACCCTGCAGGACGTGGCGGCCGCCATCGATCATCTCGATGAGCTGGCGGCTGAGTATCACCTCGATCTGCAACGCGTCGTCGTGCTCGGCCATTCGGCAGGTGGTCAGCTCGCTCTTTGGGCGGCCAACCGCCACCGCCTCAAAGAGGATGATCCGGGTGCCGGGCCGCGGGTGCTGCCCGAAGCGGCAGTCTCGCTGGCCGGAGTCACAGACCTTGAGGCCGCCGAAACAACGAACCTTGGTGACGGGGCGGTGGACGGTTTCCTGGGCAAGGCGCCGCGTGACGAAGCGTACCGGGTGGCTTCCCCGCTCCATTCGCTGCCCGCGGACCGGCCGCACCTGATCGTTCACGGCACGAAAGACGACCGGGTGCCGATCTCGTTCGCGCACTCCTACGTCGAGGCGGCTCGCCGGCCGGGCACCAAAGTGGAGCTCATCGAGATCAACGGTGCCGACCACTTCGATCCGATCGCACCGACAGGACCTGCCTGGGCTGCGGTAGTCGAGCGACTAGCCACGCTCTGATGTTCCCAGCGTTGGCGGCGACTACCGCAGTGGCCATGGCGGTGCTGGTCTGGGCTGAATGGAAGCACTCGAAGATCCGGTTGATCGCCAAGCCACTCGCCTCCGCCGGCTTCGTTGCCGCCGCACTCCAACGGGGAGCCTTCGATTCGACGTACGGGAGGATCCTGCTACTCGGCCTGGTGCTGGCTGCAATCGGCGACGTTCTCCTGCTCGGCTCGACTCGCCGGATGTTCCTGGCCGGCCTGGTCAGCTTCCTGCTCGGTCACGTGGCGTATGGGGTTGCCTTTTCGACCCTTGGGCTACGGCACGGCACAGACATCGACTTCATCTGGACGGCGGCGGTGAGCTTGCCGATCGCCGCCGTCTCCTACGTGGTGTTCAGATGGCTGAAGCCGCACCTATCGGACGATATGCGCAGCCCGGTGTTGGCGTACGTGCTCGTCATCACGGTCATGGTGTTGACTGCGTTCTTCGCAGTCGAAGGTGGCGCCACGGGCTTGATCCTGGTCGGTGCGGTTGGGTTCTTCCTATCAGATCTGGCCGTCGCTCGTAATCTCGTAGTCGAATCGATCACAAATCGGGTGTGGGGCCTGCCGCTGTATTACGCCGCCCAATTGGTGCTGGCCTGGACGGCCGGGACCTGATTATTCGCCTTCGGCCGACGGCTGGCGGGCTCCGAGCTCACGATCGAGCATCAGCAGCGCCGTTCGATCGTCACCGATCATCTTGAGTTGCTCCACTATCAAGCCGACGTTTGCCTCTTCTTCGATCTGCTCCTCTACGAACCAGTTGAGCAATGGATAGCTGGCGAAGTCCCGATCGTCGGTGGCCAGTGCGTACAGGTTGTTGATGGCGGCCGTGACCTTCTGCTCATGCCCGAGCGACGCTTCGAATGCCGACCGGGCGGTGGTCAGAGAGAGCCCCGGGGCGGCGATCGCTTCCAGTTCGATATGGCCCTCCCGGTCGAGCACGAAATCGAAGAACTTCATCGCATGAACTCGCTCTTCCTCAGCCTGGAGTCGCATCCAGGCGGACATACCCGGCAAATTCTCCTCGTCCAGGAAGGCGGCCATTTGGAGGTATGCGTAGGAGGAAGCCAACTCCAGATTGATCTGGTCGTTGAAGGCGGCTTCGAGTTTCGTGCTGATCGGCATGTTGTCGTCTCCTGGATCTGGCGAACGGTATCCATGATATCCGGCCGTTCGATTCTGGAATCCGGCTGCATTCCGCCCGGTTACCCTGGCGGCCGTCGACGACAAAAGGAGCGCGAACATGCGCGGTGACATCATCATTGTGGAAGAGCACCACCGGGCCGCCGCCGCGGACATCGTCGCCCATCTCCTCCCGGCGATTCGTGCGCGACACGACCGCTACACCATCACCGTGGCGGGCGAATCGGGAAGCGGCAAGTCCGAAACGGCCAAAGCGCTCGAAGAGGAACTCGGCCGGCACGGTGTCAACGCCGGCATCCTGCAACAGGACGACTACTTCGTGTATCCGCCACGCACCAACCACGAGGCCCGGGTAGAGGATATCTCCTGGGTGGGTGCCAATGAGGTTCACCTCGATCTTCTCGATGAACACCTGGCCTCCGCCCGCGCAGGAGCGACCTCACTCGAGAAGCCGTTGGTGATCTATGAAGACGATTCGATCACTACCGAAGTGATGTCGCTCGCCGGACTGGAGGTTGTAATCGCCGAAGGCACCTACACGAGCCTGCTCGCCAACGTCGACACGCGGATCTTCATCGCTCGCAACCGTCTCGAGACCCTGGCCGCCAGGCAGAATCGGGGACGTGAAGCCATGGATCCGTTCATCGAACAAGTGCTGGAGATCGAGCACGCCATCATCGGCCCACAGGTCGAACGAGCAGACATCGTGATCACGCGGGACTATGCGGTCGAGTTCAACACCTGAAAGCCTCGATTGGGATCACCGACGCGCAGGCGGGTCGGTGAGACTCCGGTCGGGAAACAGCCCGGGCGCTGCCCGGTACTCCGCCCCCTACCACTATCTGCCAGGTCGAGACTTGTCCTAGCCCATCAATCGGCATACCCTGCTCCGGGCTGGACCATCCGGCCGGGAGTTTCTCCTTCATGCGCCGTGCCGCTTACCTCATCTTCGCAGGCATCACACTCGTTGCCTTGTCATTCGCCGGTTTCGCAGTCTTTGCACCGGTTGCCGTCGACGCGCCCGAAATCCCAGTCCAGATAGACCTTCCAGACGGGCGAGGTCTGGCGGCGGGACGCCTGGCCAGCATGTCGTTCACGGCCGTGGCATCGAGCGTCGAGATACAGTCCGGCGGCGGCAGCCTCATGGCTGCGTCGCCGGTACCGGGCAATCGCGTGGAGATCCTCGAAGCAGCAACCACGACTATCCCCAGGTCCTCCTCGTCCTCCTCGTCCTCCTCCTCCACCACCACCCCCCCCCTCCTCGACAACTTCGACGACCACTACCGCACCACCTGTGACCACAACAACACTGCCCGAGACCACGACCACCACCACGGTGGCGGAGTCGACCACGACGACGGTGGCCCCCACAACGACGACAACGACCCTCCCGGACACGACGACGACCACCACCACCCTCCCGCCGACCGGACCTTTGACTGAAGCGGAGATGCGTGAGCTCGCCGCCGGGTTCTTCCCCGCCGAAGAAGTCGACAAGGCCGTGCTGATCGCCGAGTGTGAATCTGGACTGAATCCGAGCGCGTACAACCCGAGCGGACCATACGGAGGGCTCTATCAGCACCTGGAGGCAGCCTGGGACTCCAGAGCTGCGGCAGCCGGTTACCCCGGAGCCAGCATTTTCGATGCTGAAGCCAACACAGCGGCCGCATATCTGCTCTGGTCGTCCAGCGGGTGGAGCCCGTGGCCGTGGTGCGATGCGTGGGCCGACGGGCAACTCGGGGGCTGATCGTCAGCGTCGGACGTACCGGACCGAGTTGC
Proteins encoded in this region:
- a CDS encoding ferritin, giving the protein MPISTKLEAAFNDQINLELASSYAYLQMAAFLDEENLPGMSAWMRLQAEEERVHAMKFFDFVLDREGHIELEAIAAPGLSLTTARSAFEASLGHEQKVTAAINNLYALATDDRDFASYPLLNWFVEEQIEEEANVGLIVEQLKMIGDDRTALLMLDRELGARQPSAEGE
- a CDS encoding lysoplasmalogenase; the protein is MFPALAATTAVAMAVLVWAEWKHSKIRLIAKPLASAGFVAAALQRGAFDSTYGRILLLGLVLAAIGDVLLLGSTRRMFLAGLVSFLLGHVAYGVAFSTLGLRHGTDIDFIWTAAVSLPIAAVSYVVFRWLKPHLSDDMRSPVLAYVLVITVMVLTAFFAVEGGATGLILVGAVGFFLSDLAVARNLVVESITNRVWGLPLYYAAQLVLAWTAGT
- a CDS encoding YajQ family cyclic di-GMP-binding protein; its protein translation is MPTFDVVSEVDLQEVRNAVDQAARETATRYDFKGTATTVVLQGDEIVTESSTEDRLRAAVEVLKEKLIRRTVSLKSLGGGEPKEVGGGRYRSVFTVNQGIAQDAARELNKHVKGLKLKVQVQIQGDRLRISGKKRDDLQEAITALKDLDYRIPLQFINFRD
- a CDS encoding lipoate--protein ligase family protein gives rise to the protein MLSVYAESFSPSLDTAVSHALLRMVADGDCGESLRLYRPDDVVAFGKRDVVTHGFLQAVESAGKAGFDSIIRLAGGRAAVFHRDTVAFAWTMPAPSPRAGINERFERLSDLLLGAFRALGADARIGEVPGEYCPGEFSINLGGRSKVMGVGQRLIAGAAHLGGVIVVDRGDRIAEVLVPVYRDLGLEWDPGTSGDLASGVPGLTWPQVHEAVLGSFAEIADIAPAAIPAAVLARAKGLEPAHAVGNRQ
- the aroQ gene encoding type II 3-dehydroquinate dehydratase; amino-acid sequence: MRRILILNGPNLNLLGTRKPEMYGSTTLGELDRLCTEWGALHGLDVETFQSNHEGVLIDRLHQAREDIDGIVLNPGALTHYSYALHDAIEAIGLPVVEVHISNIKERESWRAHSVVTPACVHTIYGRGVDGYRWAIDHLVHRETRPPRALEYATGDSHVGDLRLPDGEGPHPVAVLIHGGFWRHHWTRDTLDALAVDLAARGFATWNIEYRRVGMGGGYPATLQDVAAAIDHLDELAAEYHLDLQRVVVLGHSAGGQLALWAANRHRLKEDDPGAGPRVLPEAAVSLAGVTDLEAAETTNLGDGAVDGFLGKAPRDEAYRVASPLHSLPADRPHLIVHGTKDDRVPISFAHSYVEAARRPGTKVELIEINGADHFDPIAPTGPAWAAVVERLATL
- a CDS encoding ABC transporter ATP-binding protein, whose product is MVISALSVVPPILIRFLVDDAIPNRDLALLSWLGAGMIAVPLVNAVLGTLQRWLSARAGEGIIFDLRRELFAHIQGMSLRFFTATRTGELISRINNDVVGAQQAVTGTFITIASNVISVVFILVVMLQAEWRLTLLAIAALPLFVLPARGVAKILRRVAEAQMEHNASMSAILQETFNVSGALLVKLFNRSDDEQVRFNTEAAAVRDLGVRRALIGRWFFAALGLVGAVGTAAVFWVGGWLVINGDLKIGVVVMFSALLAQLYGPLSALSNARVEFATSLVSFERVFEVIDLPQEIRQADGAVHLDHVEGAIRFNDVSFRYQSDGPEGLTQVKRFGRGATFEQSIPETAMVATREWAIERISFDVAPGELVALVGRSGAGKTTMSYLLPRIYDVTTGAIEIDGHDIRNLTLDTLADAIGVVTQESYLFHDSIAANLAYARPEATATEIEAATRAANIYDFIADLPDGFETVVGERGYRLSGGEKQRLALARVILKDPRILILDEATSHLDSQSEALIQEALERVMKGRTSVVIAHRLSTILAADRILVIDGGRLVEQGNHRALLEKGGLYADLFETQFRGEESQLSRGS
- a CDS encoding sigma-70 family RNA polymerase sigma factor — its product is MQVIARPERFDVFYQREFRAVVGLAYALSGSRLAAEDLAQDAFMTAHQQWEKVGRYEAPGAWVRRVVSNKSVSLYRRKAAEARALARVALDRQIPLPELEPADADFWRAVRSLPKRQAQAIALHYLEDRPVAEVAEILGCTASTAKVHLHKGRKNLADRLVVPE
- a CDS encoding transglycosylase family protein, producing MRELAAGFFPAEEVDKAVLIAECESGLNPSAYNPSGPYGGLYQHLEAAWDSRAAAAGYPGASIFDAEANTAAAYLLWSSSGWSPWPWCDAWADGQLGG